One genomic window of Polyangium aurulentum includes the following:
- a CDS encoding VanZ family protein, giving the protein MSLRAWRIALAGYFVVLAVISGLAYAHGLSSVILELPHADKLLHFGLLGGASFLARKATDDERAAGVPGGPLAVGLCSVIDECAQAFFPTRTFSLADLAANIAGVVVFALLAGPRKNAGGEGEGRKL; this is encoded by the coding sequence TTGAGCCTCCGCGCCTGGCGCATCGCCCTCGCTGGCTACTTCGTCGTGCTGGCGGTGATCTCGGGCCTCGCCTACGCGCACGGCCTGTCGTCGGTGATCCTCGAGCTGCCGCACGCCGACAAGCTGCTGCACTTCGGGCTGCTCGGCGGCGCGTCGTTCCTCGCCCGCAAGGCGACGGACGACGAGCGCGCCGCCGGGGTTCCTGGCGGGCCGCTGGCCGTGGGGCTTTGCTCGGTGATCGACGAGTGCGCGCAGGCGTTCTTCCCCACCCGCACGTTCAGCCTCGCCGACCTCGCCGCGAACATCGCAGGCGTGGTGGTCTTCGCCCTGCTCGCAGGGCCGAGGAAGAACGCGGGTGGGGAGGGTGAAGGCCGGAAGCTCTAG
- a CDS encoding acyl-CoA dehydrogenase family protein, with product MWQPFTEEHEQFRKTVRAFAEKELAPHVEEWEADECFPNWVFKRAGELGILGAHFPEEHGGAGLDYWFSAAKAEALPHCKMAGVTMGLLVQSDMATPVISDLGTKEQIEEFLRPALSGDKIVSLGVSEPAAGSDVAGIKTFARKDGDDYVISGQKTFITNGTRADFVTLLAKTTPDRGAHGCSFFLVPTNLKGFGVSKKLKKIGNKSSDTAELFLEDVRVPKRWLLGEENQGFMYLMQNFQSERLIGSVSALAGAFLTLDYTVNYGRDRVAFGKPILKREVWQHKFVDLFTRAEAARAFVYKCVDHYNDERYVKKQPVSFDTVKYISMSKVLVGDVVSDVMDACLQFHGGWGYIEDFPIARAWRDQRLFRIGGGTTETMKYYIAKLMGF from the coding sequence ATGTGGCAGCCCTTCACCGAGGAGCACGAGCAATTTCGGAAGACCGTCCGCGCGTTCGCCGAGAAGGAGCTCGCGCCGCACGTGGAGGAATGGGAGGCGGACGAGTGCTTCCCGAACTGGGTGTTCAAGCGCGCGGGTGAGCTTGGCATCCTGGGCGCGCATTTCCCCGAGGAGCACGGCGGCGCGGGGCTCGACTACTGGTTTTCCGCGGCCAAGGCCGAGGCGCTGCCGCACTGCAAGATGGCGGGCGTGACCATGGGCCTGCTCGTGCAGAGCGACATGGCGACGCCGGTGATCAGCGATCTCGGGACCAAGGAGCAAATCGAGGAGTTTTTGCGGCCCGCGCTCTCGGGCGACAAGATCGTCTCGCTCGGCGTGAGCGAGCCGGCGGCGGGCAGCGACGTGGCCGGGATCAAGACGTTCGCGCGCAAGGACGGCGACGACTACGTGATCAGCGGCCAGAAGACCTTCATCACGAACGGCACGCGGGCCGATTTCGTGACGCTCCTGGCGAAGACCACGCCCGACCGCGGCGCGCACGGCTGCTCGTTTTTCCTGGTGCCGACGAACCTGAAGGGATTCGGCGTCTCGAAGAAGCTGAAGAAGATCGGCAACAAGTCCTCGGACACGGCGGAGCTGTTCCTCGAGGACGTGCGCGTGCCGAAGCGCTGGCTGCTCGGCGAAGAGAATCAGGGCTTCATGTACCTGATGCAGAACTTCCAGAGCGAGCGCCTCATCGGCTCGGTGAGCGCCCTCGCGGGCGCGTTCCTGACCCTCGATTATACGGTCAATTATGGCCGCGACCGCGTGGCGTTCGGAAAGCCGATTCTCAAGCGCGAGGTCTGGCAGCACAAGTTCGTCGACCTCTTCACCCGCGCCGAGGCCGCCCGCGCCTTCGTTTACAAGTGCGTCGACCATTACAACGACGAGCGCTACGTCAAGAAGCAGCCCGTCTCGTTCGACACCGTCAAATACATCTCGATGTCCAAGGTGCTCGTGGGCGACGTCGTGAGCGACGTGATGGACGCCTGCCTGCAATTCCACGGCGGCTGGGGCTACATCGAGGACTTCCCCATCGCGCGCGCCTGGCGCGACCAGCGCCTGTTCCGCATCGGCGGCGGCACGACCGAGACCATGAAGTACTACATCGCCAAGCTCATGGGCTTCTGA
- a CDS encoding SDR family NAD(P)-dependent oxidoreductase, translating into MRRARALDLRGKVAVVTGGSRGLGLLLAEELGRQGARVAICGRDPAAVSRAERWLSAHGIDVVAEAVDLGEPQAAKRFVERVVRQLGTIDILINNAGAIHVAPLPQVDIGMIEESMRSNFWSAVNMTFAALPYLKEHGSDARIVNVTSVGGRVPIPHMLGYTASKFAMVGMSEGLRAELSSVGIKVTTVVPGPMRTGGFYNAEFCGHQRQEFAWFSVLSSLPIISVDAERAARRIIRATREGWAELRLGLSGHMLSFLHGIAPRLFVRMSSLLNRFLPPPANTEERWKGREVNSTLPGTTVLRLGDHAARMNNEEPPVHR; encoded by the coding sequence GTGCGGCGCGCTCGTGCGCTCGATCTGCGCGGTAAAGTCGCGGTCGTGACCGGCGGCTCGCGCGGTCTTGGCCTCTTGCTGGCCGAGGAGCTCGGCCGTCAAGGCGCGCGCGTCGCCATCTGCGGGCGTGATCCGGCCGCGGTCAGCCGCGCCGAGCGCTGGCTATCGGCGCACGGCATCGACGTCGTGGCCGAGGCGGTGGACCTCGGCGAGCCCCAGGCCGCCAAGCGCTTCGTCGAGCGCGTGGTCCGCCAGCTCGGGACCATCGACATCCTGATCAACAACGCCGGCGCGATCCACGTGGCCCCGCTGCCGCAGGTCGACATCGGGATGATCGAGGAGTCGATGCGGTCGAACTTCTGGAGCGCGGTCAACATGACCTTCGCCGCCCTCCCGTACCTCAAAGAGCACGGCTCGGATGCGCGCATCGTGAACGTGACCTCGGTCGGCGGACGCGTGCCGATCCCTCACATGCTCGGCTACACGGCCTCGAAGTTCGCGATGGTCGGCATGTCCGAGGGCCTGCGCGCCGAGCTGTCGAGCGTCGGCATCAAGGTGACCACGGTCGTGCCCGGCCCGATGCGCACGGGCGGCTTCTACAACGCGGAGTTCTGCGGGCACCAGCGCCAGGAGTTCGCCTGGTTCAGCGTGCTGTCCTCCCTGCCGATCATCTCCGTCGACGCCGAGCGCGCCGCGCGTCGCATCATCCGCGCCACGCGCGAGGGCTGGGCCGAGCTTCGCCTCGGCCTGTCCGGTCACATGCTGTCGTTCCTGCACGGCATCGCGCCCCGCCTGTTCGTGCGGATGTCGAGCCTCCTCAACCGCTTCCTGCCGCCGCCCGCAAACACGGAGGAGCGCTGGAAGGGCCGCGAGGTCAACTCGACGCTGCCGGGGACGACCGTCCTGCGCCTCGGCGATCACGCCGCGCGCATGAACAACGAGGAGCCGCCCGTCCATCGGTAG
- a CDS encoding DUF1015 domain-containing protein, with translation MAIVRPFRAFRPPPSMAVEVASPPYDVISTAEARALAADKPGSFLHVSRPEIDLPEGTDEHADEVYAMGARNLSALIAGGALAQDPEPHLYLYAQKMGDHRQVGVVGCASVAEYRAGRIKKHENTRADKEDDRTRHIEELAAHDEPVFLTYAADPEIDRLVKEAMSASPIYDFKTADGVEHKLWVLGRDATAALSERFESVESLYVADGHHRSAAAARVHEKLYGDGREHDVFLAVVFPHDQMKIMPYNRVVRDLEGRSPEALLERLGKGMDIQPCASGEEATPREPKSFGAYLAGKWYLLRARPGSYDAKDPVASLDCSIAQDQILGPIFGVDDPRRDKHVDFVGGIRGMRELERRVDEGGFTMALHLYPTRIEELFAVSDAGLLMPPKSTWFEPKLRSGLFVHAF, from the coding sequence ATGGCCATTGTCCGCCCCTTCCGCGCGTTCCGCCCCCCGCCCTCGATGGCCGTCGAGGTAGCGAGCCCACCGTACGACGTGATCTCCACGGCCGAGGCGCGCGCCCTCGCGGCGGACAAACCCGGCAGCTTCCTGCACGTCTCGCGCCCCGAGATCGACCTGCCGGAGGGCACCGACGAGCACGCCGACGAGGTGTACGCGATGGGCGCGCGAAACCTCTCCGCCCTCATCGCCGGCGGCGCGCTCGCGCAGGACCCCGAGCCGCACCTGTACCTCTACGCGCAGAAGATGGGCGATCACCGGCAGGTCGGCGTGGTCGGCTGCGCGTCGGTCGCCGAGTACCGCGCGGGGCGCATCAAGAAGCACGAGAACACGCGCGCGGACAAGGAGGACGACCGCACGCGCCACATCGAGGAGCTCGCCGCGCACGACGAGCCCGTGTTCTTGACCTACGCGGCCGACCCCGAGATCGACCGGCTCGTGAAGGAGGCCATGAGCGCCTCGCCGATCTACGACTTCAAGACGGCCGACGGCGTCGAGCACAAGCTCTGGGTGCTCGGGCGCGATGCGACGGCCGCCCTGTCGGAGCGCTTCGAGTCGGTCGAGAGCCTCTACGTGGCCGACGGTCACCACCGCAGCGCGGCAGCCGCGCGCGTGCACGAGAAGCTCTACGGGGACGGGCGCGAGCACGACGTCTTCCTCGCCGTGGTCTTCCCGCACGATCAGATGAAGATCATGCCGTACAACCGCGTCGTGCGCGATCTCGAGGGCCGCTCGCCCGAGGCGCTGCTCGAGCGGCTCGGCAAGGGCATGGACATCCAGCCCTGCGCGAGCGGCGAGGAGGCGACCCCGCGCGAGCCGAAGAGCTTCGGCGCCTACCTCGCGGGCAAGTGGTATCTGCTGCGCGCGAGGCCGGGCAGCTACGATGCCAAGGATCCGGTCGCGTCGCTCGACTGCTCGATCGCGCAGGACCAGATCCTCGGCCCGATCTTCGGCGTCGACGATCCGCGGCGCGACAAGCACGTCGACTTCGTGGGCGGCATCCGCGGCATGCGCGAGCTCGAGCGCCGCGTCGACGAGGGCGGCTTCACGATGGCGCTGCACCTGTACCCGACGCGCATCGAGGAGCTGTTCGCGGTGAGCGACGCCGGCCTGCTCATGCCGCCGAAGAGCACCTGGTTCGAGCCCAAGCTGCGCAGCGGCCTGTTCGTGCACGCGTTCTGA
- a CDS encoding glycosyltransferase family 2 protein → MLEGARVAVVIPAYREERWIAETVRSVPDFVDHVVVVDDASDDRTSDEARAAGDSRLVVLRHEGNRGVGAAILTGYERARALGADVAAVMAGDGQMDPADLPAVVGPVARGEADYVKGDRLRHPSVWRDMPWKRLAGTAALAWATRRAAGLPSLSDSQCGYTAIGARAIDCVLREGMWPRYGYPNDLIGTLARNGCGISEVPVRPVYRGEASGLRVWHLATIGYLIGRVAWRRIASREAGFAADVR, encoded by the coding sequence GTGCTCGAAGGTGCGCGCGTCGCGGTGGTGATCCCGGCGTATCGGGAAGAACGATGGATCGCCGAGACGGTCCGTTCGGTTCCCGATTTCGTGGATCACGTGGTGGTGGTGGACGACGCGAGCGACGATCGCACGTCGGACGAGGCGCGCGCGGCGGGTGATTCGCGGCTCGTGGTGCTGCGGCACGAGGGCAATCGGGGCGTGGGGGCGGCGATCCTCACGGGGTACGAGCGGGCGCGCGCGCTCGGGGCCGACGTCGCGGCGGTGATGGCGGGCGATGGGCAGATGGACCCGGCCGATTTGCCGGCCGTGGTGGGCCCGGTGGCGCGCGGGGAAGCCGATTACGTGAAGGGCGACAGGCTGCGGCACCCGTCGGTATGGCGCGACATGCCGTGGAAGAGGCTCGCGGGGACGGCGGCCCTCGCGTGGGCGACGCGGCGAGCGGCGGGGCTGCCTTCGCTTTCGGATAGCCAGTGCGGATACACGGCGATCGGGGCGCGGGCGATCGATTGCGTGCTGCGCGAGGGCATGTGGCCGCGTTATGGTTATCCGAACGATTTGATCGGAACGCTCGCACGAAATGGCTGCGGGATCAGCGAGGTGCCCGTGAGGCCGGTGTATCGTGGCGAGGCGAGCGGGCTGCGGGTGTGGCACCTCGCGACGATCGGCTACTTGATTGGGCGGGTCGCGTGGCGACGGATCGCGTCCCGGGAAGCGGGTTTCGCGGCCGACGTTCGCTGA
- the glmM gene encoding phosphoglucosamine mutase, whose amino-acid sequence MTVASGRKLFGTDGVRGIANETPMTPEMALRLGRAIAYVARRGKNRKVRVVIGKDTRLSGYMFETAIASGICAMGGKVMLSGPIPTPAVAQLTRSMRADAGVVISASHNPYADNGIKIFGPDGFKLPDAEEAEIERLMESKELDEMRATGSNIGGAMRLEDSRGRYVVFCKNTFPNNLSLDGVRIVVDAAHGAAYRVAPLVFGELGADVLAYGVKPNGRNINRDCGALHPEHVASEVVRKGAALGIALDGDADRVIMVDEKGRVVDGDAIMALVALRFLRQGKLPKGTVVSTVMSNLGLERALSAHGGRVERTAVGDRYVVEAMRSGGYTFGGEQSGHLIFLEHATTGDGIVAALQVLAIMLEEGKPLSELAERAMQRVPQVLENASFVRRLPIESMTKMSLVVDRVNQTLGDRGRVLVRWSGTEPKLRVMVEGEDEGVIAQYAQEIMEAARYDVEA is encoded by the coding sequence TTGACGGTGGCAAGCGGGCGCAAGCTCTTTGGGACGGACGGAGTCCGTGGGATCGCCAATGAAACGCCGATGACGCCGGAGATGGCCCTGCGCCTCGGCCGGGCCATCGCGTACGTCGCGCGGCGCGGCAAGAACCGCAAGGTTCGCGTCGTCATCGGCAAGGACACACGCCTCTCCGGCTACATGTTCGAGACGGCGATCGCCTCGGGCATCTGCGCGATGGGCGGCAAGGTCATGCTGAGCGGCCCGATCCCCACGCCGGCAGTCGCGCAGCTCACCCGCAGCATGCGCGCCGACGCGGGCGTGGTCATCAGCGCGAGCCACAATCCCTACGCGGATAACGGCATCAAGATCTTCGGCCCGGACGGCTTCAAACTGCCCGACGCCGAGGAGGCCGAGATCGAGCGGCTCATGGAGAGCAAGGAGCTCGACGAGATGCGCGCCACGGGATCCAACATCGGCGGCGCCATGCGCCTCGAGGACTCGCGCGGCCGCTACGTCGTCTTCTGCAAGAACACCTTCCCGAACAACCTCTCGCTCGACGGCGTGCGCATCGTGGTCGACGCCGCCCACGGCGCGGCTTACCGCGTGGCGCCGCTCGTCTTCGGCGAGCTCGGGGCCGACGTCCTCGCGTACGGCGTCAAGCCGAACGGCCGCAACATCAACCGCGACTGCGGCGCGCTCCACCCCGAGCACGTCGCCAGCGAGGTCGTGCGCAAGGGCGCCGCTCTCGGCATCGCGCTCGACGGCGACGCCGACCGCGTGATCATGGTCGACGAGAAGGGTCGCGTGGTCGACGGCGACGCGATCATGGCGCTCGTCGCCCTGCGCTTCCTGCGCCAGGGCAAGCTCCCGAAGGGCACCGTGGTGAGCACGGTGATGAGTAACCTCGGCCTCGAGCGCGCGCTCTCGGCGCACGGCGGTCGGGTCGAGCGGACGGCGGTCGGCGACAGGTACGTCGTCGAGGCCATGCGCTCGGGCGGCTACACCTTCGGCGGCGAGCAGAGCGGTCACCTGATCTTCCTCGAGCACGCGACCACGGGTGACGGCATCGTGGCCGCGCTGCAGGTGCTCGCGATCATGCTCGAGGAGGGCAAGCCTCTGTCGGAGCTCGCCGAGCGCGCGATGCAGCGGGTGCCGCAGGTGCTCGAGAACGCGAGCTTCGTGCGCCGCCTGCCGATCGAGTCGATGACCAAGATGAGCCTCGTCGTCGACCGCGTGAACCAGACGCTCGGCGACCGCGGCCGCGTGCTCGTGCGCTGGAGCGGCACCGAGCCCAAGCTGCGCGTGATGGTCGAGGGCGAGGACGAGGGCGTGATCGCCCAGTACGCGCAGGAGATCATGGAAGCGGCCAGGTACGACGTGGAAGCCTAG
- a CDS encoding rhodanese-like domain-containing protein codes for MANFPRVSPEEARKLIDSEGYLYVDVRSEPEYAAGHPAGALNVPFMRAGERGMEPNLDFLDVMQALWPKDAKLVLGCRSGQRSMRAAEMLTAAGYTSLVDQRAGFEGSRNAFGAVTEPGWSQAGLPVEASTPGGAYADLLKKIGR; via the coding sequence ATGGCGAACTTTCCCCGCGTCTCTCCCGAGGAAGCAAGGAAGCTCATCGACAGCGAGGGCTACCTCTACGTCGACGTGCGCAGCGAGCCCGAGTACGCCGCCGGGCATCCGGCCGGAGCGTTGAACGTGCCGTTCATGCGCGCGGGGGAGCGCGGCATGGAGCCGAACCTCGACTTCCTCGACGTCATGCAGGCGCTCTGGCCCAAGGACGCGAAGCTCGTGCTCGGGTGCCGATCGGGCCAGCGCTCGATGCGCGCGGCCGAGATGCTCACCGCCGCGGGATACACGAGCCTCGTCGATCAGCGCGCCGGGTTCGAGGGCTCGCGCAACGCGTTCGGCGCCGTCACCGAGCCCGGCTGGTCGCAGGCGGGCCTGCCCGTCGAGGCGAGCACGCCGGGCGGCGCGTACGCCGACCTGTTGAAGAAGATCGGCCGCTAA
- a CDS encoding enoyl-CoA hydratase/isomerase family protein yields MSLRVESIGDAVVLTIDRPETKNAIDKDLARRVREAVRLAEGDPGVRGIVLTGAGGGTFVSGGDLNEISRAVREHGGPEMVLGMYDDLSVLEASDLPVIAAAQGDIYGGGCELMLLCDLVIIEEHASIAFRHAKMGLSPAWGGLTRLVERVGPLEASRLLFTAEKVTAAEALRLGLVSEVVPTGAARERALARVGRIADNARSVVSAHKRALREVREALRGDAIERERAVFAEMWGGPAHQAALEAFFKGRAARPPRA; encoded by the coding sequence GTGAGCCTGCGGGTCGAGTCGATCGGCGACGCGGTGGTGCTGACGATCGACCGGCCAGAGACCAAGAACGCCATCGACAAGGACCTCGCCCGCCGCGTGCGCGAGGCCGTGCGCCTGGCCGAGGGCGACCCCGGCGTGCGCGGCATCGTGCTCACGGGCGCGGGGGGCGGGACGTTCGTGTCCGGCGGCGACCTCAACGAAATCAGCCGCGCCGTCCGCGAGCACGGCGGGCCCGAGATGGTGCTCGGCATGTACGACGACCTGTCGGTGCTCGAGGCGAGCGATCTGCCCGTCATCGCGGCCGCGCAGGGCGACATCTACGGCGGCGGCTGCGAGCTGATGCTGCTCTGCGACCTCGTGATCATCGAGGAGCACGCCTCCATCGCCTTCCGCCACGCGAAGATGGGCCTCTCGCCGGCCTGGGGCGGGCTCACGCGGCTCGTCGAGCGCGTGGGGCCGCTCGAGGCTTCGCGGCTGCTCTTCACGGCCGAGAAGGTCACGGCGGCCGAGGCGCTGCGGCTCGGGCTCGTGAGCGAGGTCGTGCCCACGGGGGCCGCGCGCGAGCGGGCGCTTGCGCGGGTCGGGCGCATCGCGGACAACGCGCGCTCGGTCGTGTCCGCGCACAAGCGAGCCCTGCGCGAGGTTCGCGAGGCGCTGCGCGGCGACGCCATCGAACGCGAGCGCGCCGTGTTCGCCGAGATGTGGGGAGGCCCCGCGCACCAGGCGGCGCTCGAGGCGTTCTTCAAGGGACGCGCGGCTCGACCTCCCCGCGCTTGA
- a CDS encoding ATP-grasp domain-containing protein gives MRFLVLSRNANLYSTSRIVLAARSRGHDVTIIDPLDLQIVVSKGRPTLLHEGAPIPRVDLVIPRIGASITNYGLAVVRQFDLMGVPVLNSAVAIARSRDKLRALQLLARKHIEVPTTVCARSPAGIESALSLVGCPAIIKLQQGTQGIGTMIAETPQAVHSLLETLWAMGQDIVLQEYVRESKGRDIRAIVIGGRVVAAMRRVAKPGEFRSNLHRGGKGNGVKLPPAYRNAAIRAVKVMGLEIGGVDMLESKKKPKILEVNSSPGLEGIERTSGVDVAGALIEHAERYAITHGRISQREVDVRLSNVIYDERMPPRISRANGSRPVRARGDAS, from the coding sequence ATGCGGTTCCTCGTCCTCTCGCGCAACGCCAATCTCTACTCGACGAGCCGGATCGTCCTCGCCGCACGTTCGCGCGGCCACGACGTGACGATCATCGATCCGCTCGACCTCCAGATCGTCGTGTCCAAAGGCCGGCCGACCCTCCTGCACGAGGGGGCGCCCATCCCGCGCGTCGATCTGGTGATCCCCCGGATCGGCGCCAGCATCACCAACTACGGCCTCGCCGTGGTCCGCCAGTTCGACCTCATGGGCGTGCCCGTCCTGAACTCGGCCGTAGCCATCGCGCGCAGCCGCGACAAGCTGCGCGCCCTGCAGCTCCTGGCCCGCAAGCACATCGAGGTCCCCACCACGGTCTGCGCGCGCAGCCCCGCCGGCATCGAGAGCGCGCTGTCGCTCGTCGGGTGTCCTGCCATCATCAAGCTCCAGCAGGGCACGCAGGGCATCGGCACCATGATCGCCGAGACGCCCCAGGCGGTGCACTCGCTGCTCGAGACCCTCTGGGCCATGGGCCAGGACATCGTCTTGCAGGAGTACGTGCGCGAGTCGAAGGGCCGCGACATCCGCGCGATCGTCATCGGCGGCCGCGTCGTCGCCGCCATGCGGCGCGTGGCCAAGCCCGGCGAGTTCCGCTCGAACCTGCACCGCGGCGGCAAGGGCAACGGCGTCAAGCTCCCGCCCGCCTACCGCAACGCCGCCATCCGCGCCGTCAAGGTCATGGGCCTCGAGATCGGCGGCGTCGACATGCTCGAGTCGAAGAAGAAGCCCAAGATCCTCGAGGTCAACAGCTCCCCGGGCCTCGAGGGCATCGAGCGCACGAGCGGCGTCGACGTCGCGGGCGCCCTCATCGAGCACGCCGAGCGCTACGCCATCACGCACGGCCGCATCTCCCAGCGCGAGGTCGACGTGCGCCTGTCCAACGTCATCTACGACGAGCGCATGCCGCCGCGCATCTCGCGGGCGAACGGCTCGCGGCCCGTGCGCGCGCGAGGGGACGCGTCGTGA